The region TCCTGCCCCAATGTGAAAGAGGGCGGTATTGCCTTCGGACAGGATCCCAAAGCAGTGGAAGCCATAACCAGGGAAGTTAAAAAATACGCAAAGCAGCCGGTGATCATGAAGCTGAGTCCTAACGTAACGGATATAGGGGAAATGGCAAAGGCGGCTGAAGCGGGAGGTGCAGATGTACTGTCCCTTATTAACACCCTGACCGGTATGAAGATCGACATTAACCGCCGTACCTTTGCAGTGGCCAATAAAACAGGAGGGTTATCCGGTCCGGCCATTAAGCCCATTGCAGTGCGCATGGTATATCAGGCGGCCAATGCGGTAAAGCTTCCTATTATCGGCATGGGAGGAATTATGAATGCCGAGGATGCAGTGGAATTCCTTCTTGCAGGGGCCACGGCAGTTTCCGTAGGGACGGCCAATTTCCGGAATCCTTATGCGGCGGAAGAGATAGTCAGAGGCATTGAGGATTATATGAAGAAATATCAGATGGAAGACATCAGGGAAATCATAGGAGCCGTACGGTAATCCCATGGTTTTGAATAGAGAGGAAAAAAAGATGGAACAGTATAAGCAGGAATTTATAGAATTTATGGTGGAAAGCAATGTCCTTAAATTTGGCGACTTCACATTGAAAAGCGGAAGAAAGTCTCCGTTTTTTATGAATGCTGGCTCCTATGTGACGGGAGCCCAGCTTAAAAAGCTGGGAGAATATTATGCAAAGGCCATCCACGATAACTTTGGGGATGATTTTGATGTTCTGTTTGGACCTGCTTATAAGGGGATCCCATTAAGTGTTGCCACTTCCATTGCTTTTCATGAACTGTATGGAAAGGAGATCAAATACTGCTCTAACAGAAAAGAGGAGAAGGATCACGGCGGTGATGCAGGCATCCTTCTTGGAAGCCCCATAACGGATGGGGACCGGGTAGTAATCATTGAGGATGTGACGACCTCTGGAAAATCCATTGAAGAGACCTTCCCTATCATTAAGGCGCAGGGAAATGTGGAGATCTTAGGCCTGATGGTTTCCTTAAACCGTATGGAAAAGGGGAAGGGAGACAAAGGAGCTTTGGATGAGATACAGGAAAAGTATGGATTTAAAGCGGCTGCGATTGTATCCATGGCAGAGGTCATTGAACATCTGTATAACAGGGAGTATGAAGGAACGGTCATTATTGATGATGCCATCAAAGGGGCCATTGACGCTTATTACCAGGTGTATGGTGTGAAATAACCCATTGCGGGTATCCCTTTATGCCCAAATAACATGGGCAGGAATAAGGAAACACCCTGCGGGTATCCCTTTATGCCCAAATAATATGGGCAGGAATAAGGAAAGGAGAGTTTTGTATGGAAAGAGTTTATAAGACGATGAGAAATATAGGTGCTTTAAACATAGCTGTCGGGATTGTGGTGACAGTGATCGGTCTTGCTGCCGGAACTGTATCAATTATAAACGGGGCACTTCTGCTGAAGAGAAAATCTGAAATTACATTTTAACTGTTATGATAGGAGAGGATGCTGCTAAAAGAGTGTGGCTTTAAGCGGCCTCTCTCTTTTTTCCGCATATAGATGGAGCTTTTATGATTAAAAACACGACGAAACGGCAGAAATTGGGTTGGGTAATTTTCATATTTTACCTGATCTTTTTGGCATACTTTTTATTTTTTTCCGATTATTTTGGCAGGGGCAGCCACGCTCAGGCGGAATATGCATACAATCTGACCCCATTTAAGGAAATACGGCGTTTTATCGTTTACCGCCATGTGGTTGGATGGGAGTCTTTTCTGCTGAATATCGTTGGCAATATTGTTGGCTTTATGCCCTGCGGTTTCTTTCTTCCTGTCATCAGCCGCAGAAGCCGCCGCTGGTTTAATACGGTGCTGTTAAGCTTTCTGTTCAGCTTATGCATTGAAACCATCCAGCTTGTTTTCAAGGTTGGCAGCTTTGATGTAGATGACATGATACTGAATACATTAGGAGGGATTCTTGGATACATCCTGTATAAGATCATTCAGCACATAAGAGTAAGAGTTAGGAGGAAAAAGCGTGCAAAAGCAGAAACGAGTGTCCTACATTAGAAAGCCCTTTGCTAAGCGAAGCTTTCTCTCTCTGGGCCTTTCGGTTGGGGCATTGGCCCTGGGGATCATCGGAATCGTCAGCGCTGTCATGGCAGAAGGCCAGGCGCAGCTTAATGTGGCAGCTGTCTGCTTCTGCAGCCTGATGATTTCCGTTTTTTCACTGGTTTATGGTGTCCTTTCGTTTTTTGAAAAGGATAAAAAATACATACTGTCCAAGATTGGGATGGGGATCAGCTTTAGTCTGATCATACTTTGGACAGTTCTCATCATTATAGGAATAAAGGGGTAAGAATTATGGATTATCGAGTGATGTTTCAACAGGAAAATGAGAATATTATGGAGCGCTTTGAACTTTCCATGGAACGGGTCAGGCAGATGGCATCGGAACAGACCGTACAGGAACCGTACCGTGATTATTTTGCCAGGACAGCATCTTTTATCAGCATGATGGAGGAGTATCTCCGGTTCCTTGAGACTGGAGATCAGAAGGCGGCTCCGGCAGAGGTTTTAAAAGAATGGAACCAGAAGCTTTATCAGGATATTTTACCAGGCCATTATGAGGAAAGCTATGCAAACCCAGCCTATGCCGTATCTAAACTGGGAGAGGGTTACGGCCAGCTTCTTTCCTATCTGTATAAGGAGATACGGGGAGACATTGTTTTTGTCCACGAGTGGAGACTTACGGATCTTACCATATTAAATGAAACGCTGATTGAAATTTACAACATGTTTGAAGAGGGAATCCCTGAGGTTTCCGCAATCAAGGAAGTGATTTACTGGTTTGTCAGCGATTATACAGATCATACGGTTACCTTCCGTGTCAGGGAAGGACTTGATCCAAGTCTTACCTTTGCATCGGATATCATTCGGGACAATGATCTGAAGGATCTTCGGTATTTGTATTATTTTGGGGAATATATTTCCGATTCTGAGCTAAAAACCGCAGAGTTTTTAAACTCGCTGCCTGAGGAAACCGTACGCCTTATGGCAGATACCTATACGGAAGGGTACCGCAAAGGCTTTGAAGTAATGGGGAGGGATTTAAAGAAAAAAGGAGCGGTGCAAATCCGCTATGAGCTGGGCTTTGAGCGGATGGTGAAGTATGCTATAGAGAATTTTGAGAAGCTTGGCCTGAAAGTGATTCTTTGCCGTGCGGCTGTCTGGACCGTCAATACCAATGCGGGACGGAAAGCCGGTTATTACAGCACATCTCCAAACAGGCAGTATGATTATGACCACCGATATGATGACGCTCTTTATTTAAACAAGGCGTTTAAGGACCGGAAGGCAGCGGTTTTAAAAGTGGCTTATGAAACCTACAAGGAACTGGCGGAAGCCTTTGCCGGTCCTGCGGTGCTTGAAACCTTTGGAAAAGAAGGCTTTGCGCCGGTAAATAAGCCGGAAGCCAACCGATTGGATGCCAGACAGGAAAAGCTATCTGCGGAAATGTCCAACGAAACCTCAAGGATCCTCAATCAGTATATGCCTGGAGATGAGACCAGCTTTACGCTCATTGCGTTCCCGGTACCGGAAATCGGAGAGGATTTTGAAAAGATTTTTGAAGAAACCATTGCTATTAACACTTTGGATTATGAAAAATATAAGGCAATCCAGCAATCGGTTATTGATGTTCTGGATGAGGCGGAGTATGTGGAGGTGACTGGAAAGGGAAGCAACAGGACCCGCCTGAAGGTGGCTCTTCATCCGCTGTCAGACAGGGATAAGGAAACAAAGTTTGAAAACTGTGTGGCAGATGTAAATATTCCTCTTGGCGAGGTATTTACATCCCCAAGGCTTGCGGGAACGGAAGGGACTCTGGCTGTCAGCTCGGTGTATATTACGGACTTCCAGTTTAAGGATCTTGTCATGACCTTTGAAAACGGCATGATAAAGGACTATTCCTGCAGCAATTTTGAAGATCAGGCGGAAGGGAAGGCCCTGGTAAAACAGGTGATTTTAAAGAACCATGATACCCTTCCCATGGGGGAATTTGCCATAGGCACCAATACCACGGCTTATGCAATGGCCAGAAAATTCGGAATCATTGATAAGCTGCCCATTCTGATTGTGGAAAAAATGGGACCTCATTTTGCTGTGGGGGATACCTGCTATAGCTGGGCGGAGGAAAGCCCTGTGTATAACCCTAACGGAAAAGAGGTGATCGCCAGGGATAATGAAGTATCCATGCTGAGGAAAGAGGACCCGTCAAAGGCTTATTTCAGCTGCCATACGGATATTACCATTCCCTATGCAGAGCTGGATAAGATAGAAGCGATAACAGCAACGGGAAAGCGGATTTTAATCATTGATGACGGAAGATTTGTATTAAAGGGGACGGAAGAATTAAATATTCCTTTGTCAGAGGATTAATTGCCAAAAAAGTTTAAAAATCAAAAAAAATTGCAATTATTTAACAAATTATATGAAAATGCTTATATAATAAAAGTACTTGCCGATAAAACATACGAAGGTTAAGGTTGAAAGAATAAATTCTTTCAACCTTAAGTTTATGAATGATACGGAGATGCAAGCATTTCCCATAGATTCATTCGTATAGAAAAATATGATAGATAAAGTGAATGGAGGACAAAGGTGAAGAATTTAAAGATTGGTAAAAGAATTGGACTTGCTTTTGGAGCTGTTCTGATGCTGTTTTTAATCGTTTCCACCATTTCAGTGGTAAGCTTAAGACAAAGCAATGGTAAGTTTGTAGATTTCTTTAACAATGGCCACCAGGTTACCGTACAGGTTCTTGAGATGAGGCGTGACATTCAGTCTGCAGCTAAGAATGTAGGGTATGCGACGATGAGCCTTGATTTAAAGACCACCGGAGGCTATGTGGATGCTGCAGAAGCAGATCTGGAGGATTTTCAGAAAAGAATGCAGTTTCTAAAGGAAAACTACCGGGGAGATCAGTCCCTGGTGAACAGTATTGAAGGTACTTTAAATGAAGCCCAGACTTACAAGGAGAAGGTGTTTGGCCTGGCGAGGGAAAATAAGACCAGACAGGCGGCGGATATATACTTTGAATCATTAGACCCTTATTTCACCAAGATTCAGGAAGATTTAGCCACGATCAGTGATTCCGCCAATAAATATGCAGTTGATAATTATGAGAACGCTCAGAAGCTGGTAGGGTTCACCCTGACCACGGTGGTAGCATTGCAGATCCTTGCCATATTGGCTACATTGGGCTTTTCCTTATATACCACCAGGAGTATTGTGGCACCGGTAAAAGAGATTGAAAAGGCTGCCGAGGAAATGTCAAAGGGAAGTCTTCACGTCCTCTTAAATTACCAGTCAAAGGATGAACTGGGATCGTTGGCCGAAAGCATGCGGACTACGATTTCCAATATTGGAAACATGATTGATGACATCAGCAACCTGCTGGGAGCGCTGGCAATGGGTGATTTCCAGGTTGGCTCCAAGTACCGGGAACAGTATGTTCTGGATTATGAACCGATTCTCCTGGCCATGCGCGGAATCAGGAATAACTTAAGCGAAGCGCTTTCCCGCATCAACCAGTCGGCTGATTTAGTGGCCAATGGTTCGGAGCAGGTATCATCGGGCGCCCAGGCATTATCCCAGGGAGCTGCGGAACAGGCTTCTTCGGTCCAGGAGCTGGCAGCTACCATAAGCGATATCTCAAACCAGATAAATACCAATGCCCAAAATGCAAAAGAAGCACGTTTCCAATCGGAAGAAGCGGCAGAGAATGTGGCAAAGAGTAACAAGAAAATGTCTGAAATGAACCAGGCCATGACAAAGATCAGCGATAAATCCAATGAAATCGGAAAGATCATAAAGACGATTGAAGATATTGCATTCCAGACCAATATTCTGGCGCTGAATGCGGCCGTTGAGGCGGCCCGTGCCGGGGAAGCCGGAAAAGGCTTTGCTGTTGTGGCGGATGAAGTGCGTAATCTTGCAAGCAAGTCAGGAGAAGCGGCAAAAAACACCACGCTGCTCATTGAGGAAAGCATGCAGGCGGTAGAAAATGGAACCAGGATTACTGCGGAGACGACACATGCGATGCAGGCGGTTGTGGAGGGCAGCCGGCGCATAAACTCCATTATCGAGGAGATTGCATTGGCTACTGACAGGCAGGCAGTGGCTGTTGACCAGGTTGCTCAGGGAATTGACCAGATATCCTGTGTGGTTCAGACCAATTCCGCCACAGCGGAACAAAGCGCCGCAGCGAGTGAGGAGCTGTCTGGCCAGGCCCAGATCATGAAAGGACTTGTTCAGGGATTTAAGCTTTATGATGGAGAGAAGGTAGAAACGGCTCTCCAATCCAAAGCAGATGCAAATTCCGGAAATATTCGGCCGGAAATGCCGGCTTTCTCAGAAGATCAGGAGGACCCGGTTATTACCATTGACCCTGTTTATTTTGATGAGCCGACCTCATTTGGAGGCGGAAAGTATTAACTTTACATAGTCAGGCGGGAAGCCGGGGAGAGTGAACATATCTTTCCGGTTTTCCCGCCCTTTTTGTATTCCGCTTTTTTGACATATTTTTTTAAAGAAAACCATTGACGCAAAAGAAAAAAACTAGTATTATATTGATAAGCACAAGTTAACTAATTGATCGCAGTTATTAATTAAATTAATATATTCCATTACTGCAAATAATGAGTGATCACAACACACAAATTAAAAAGGAGAATTTACTATGGCAAAGGTATCCATTGTTATGGGAAGTGATTCTGATATGCCTGTTATGGCTCAGGCGGCAGATGTTTTGAAAAAATTCGGGGTGGAGTTTGAAATGACTGTGATCTCTGCCCACAGGGAACCGGATATATTTTTCGATTATGCCAAAACGGCGGAAGCCAGAGGTGTGAAGGTTATTATTGCAGGAGCAGGCAAGGCAGCCCATCTTCCCGGAATGTGCGCCGCCTTGTTTTCCATGCCGGTAATCGGAATTCCCATGAAGACTTCGGATCTTGGCGGAGTGGATTCTCTTTATTCCATTGTTCAGATGCCTTCCGGAGTTCCGGTTGCCACTGTTGCCATTAACGGAGGAACGAATGCGGGGATTCTGGCAGTTAAGATTCTGGCGGTGGGTGAAGAGGTGCTTCTGGGAAAACTAAAGGAATTCTCTGAAAATTTAAAAAATGAGGTTGTACAAAAGGCGGAAAAACTGGATCAGATCGGTTATGAGGAATATTTATCCCAGATGAAGAAGTGAGAAAGTCGGAGGCGAGGAGAAAAAATGGATTATAAGAATGCCGGAGTGGACATTGAAGCCGGGTATAAGTCGGTGGAATTGATGAAGAAGCATGTGCAGGAAACCATGAGACCGGAAGTCCTTGGCGGGATCGGAGGATTTTCAGGTGCATTTTCCATGTCCGCCTTTAAGAACATGGAAAAACCCACTCTTGTATCAGGAACCGACGGGGTGGGCACAAAGCTGAAGCTTGCATTTTTAATGGACAGGCATGATACCGTTGGAATCGACTGTGTGGCCATGTGTGTCAATGATATCGCCTGTGCAGGCGGTGAACCCTTATTCTTCCTGGATTATATTGCCTGCGGAAAGAATTATCCGGAAAAGATCGCCCGGATTGTAAGCGGAGTTGCAAACGGCTGCAAACAGGCCAATGCCGCTTTGATCGGCGGTGAGACAGCGGAGATGCCGGGGTTTTATCCGGAAGATGAGTACGATCTGGCAGGCTTCGCGGTAGGTGTGGTGGATGAAAAGGATCTTATCACAGGGGCTGGCGTGAAAGAGGGAGATGTGTTGATTGGGATAGCTTCTTCCGGCATTCACAGCAATGGATTTTCTCTGGTGCGCAAGGTATTTGACATGACAAAGGAAAGCCTGGACACCTATTATGAGGAATTAGGAAAAACTCTTGGAGAGGCATTGATCACTCCCACCAGGATTTACGTAAATGCGTTAAAGCGTGTAAAGGAGAGCGGAGTGGTGATCAAAGCCTGCAGCCACATTACAGGAGGCGGTTTCTATGAGAACATCCCGCGTATGCTTCCGGAGGGCATCCGGGCGGTAGTTGAAAAAAGCAGCTACCAGCTGCCTGCCATCTTTCGGCTGTTGGCGGATAAAGGCAACATAGAGGAAGAAACCATGTACAATACCTATAATATGGGAATAGGAATGGTTCTTGCAGTGAGTCCGACGGATGCTCATGCAGCCATGGAAGCGATCCGCATGGCGGGAGAGGTCCCATACGTAATCGGCCGTACGGAACGGGGAGAAAAGGGTGTGACTTTATGCTGAGAATCGGCGTGCTGGTTTCCGGCGGGGGAACCAATCTTCAGGCAGTTTTAGATGCCATAGACTGCGGAAGGATCACCAATGCGGAGGTAAAGGTGGTTATTAGCAATAACCGGAATGCTTATGCCCTGGAAAGGGCCAGAAATCATGGAATCCCGGCTTTCTCCATTTCTCCCGGAGATTTTACGGGGAGGGAAGCGTTTTATGAATCCCTTCTTTTAAAGTTAGACCAGTACTGCCTTGACCTGATCGTTCTTGCCGGATACCTGGTCACGGTTCCGGTGGCCATGATACAAAAGTACAGGAACAAGATCATCAATGTTCATCCATCTCTCATTCCTTCTTTCTGCGGAAAGGGATATTATGGACTTAAGGTTCACGAAGCTGCCCTGGCAAGAGGAGTGAAGGTTACGGGAGCCACGGTACACTATGTGGATGAAGGGATGGATACTGGACCGATTCTTTTGCAGAAGGCAGTTGAGGTCCGGGAAGGGGATACGCCGGAGGTTCTGCAGCGGCGTGTCATGGAAGAGGCGGAATGGCTGATTCTTCCTCAGGCCATACAGCTTATTGCAAACGGACAGGAGGAACCGGAATGAAGGTCTTGATCATAGGAGGCGGCGGGCGTGAACACGCCATCGCGTGGAAAATATCCCAAAGCCCCAAAGTAGATAAATTATATTGCGCTCCTGGAAATGCAGGGATCAGGGAAATTGCGGAATGTGTGGACATTGGCGTCATGGATTTTGACAGACAGGTAGACTTTGCCAAAGAAAAGAAGATTGATTTAACTGTCATAGGCCCGGATGATCCCCTGGTAGCTGGAGCGGTGGATGCCTTTGAGGCGGCCGGGCTTCGGGTGTTCGGTCCCAGGAAATCTGCAGCTTTGCTGGAAGGCTCCAAGTCATTTTCCAAGGATCTGATGAAAAAGTACGGAATTCCCACAGCAGGATATGAAGTCTTTGATTCTCCGGAGGCTGCCTTAGCCTATTTAAAAACAGCCAGTATACCCATTGTTTTAAAAGCTGACGGACTGGCTTTGGGAAAGGGTGTTTTCATTTGCAACACAAGGGAAGAGGCTGAAAACGGGGTGAAGGCTCTGATGCTTGATAAGCGCTTTGGTTCTGCAGGGAACCGGATCGTGGCAGAAGAATTCATGACGGGCCGGGAAGTATCGGTACTTTCCTTTGTAGATGGTAAGACTGTTAAAATTATGACATCTGCGCAGGACCATAAGCGGGCAAAGGATGGGGATCAGGGCCTTAATACAGGGGGTATGGGAACCTTTTCTCCAAGTCCGTTTTATACGGAAGAAGTAGATAAGTTTTGTAAAGCCTATATCTATCAGGCGACCGTGGATGCCATGAAAGCGGAGGGCCGGGAGTTTAAGGGAATTATTTTCTTTGGACTGATGCTCACAGAGAAAGGCCCCAGGGTATTGGAATACAATGCCAGATTCGGAGATCCTGAGACACAGGTGGTGCTTCCACGGATGAAAAATGATATTGTGGAAGTTTTAGAGGCCTGCATAGATGGGACTTTGGACCAGATCGACTTACAGTTTGAAGAAAATGCGGCGGTCTGCGTGGTCCTTGCGTCGGAGGGGTATCCGGAGAAGTATGAAAAGGGATTTCCTATTGCAGGACTGGAAGCCTTTAAGCACCGGACTGGATATTTTGCCTTTCATGCCGGAAGTAAATTGGAGGACAATGGAGTTGTGGTGACCGATGGCGGAAGAGTGCTGGGAGTGACAGCCGTTGGAACGGATTTAAAGGAGGCCCGGAATAATGCCTATGAGGCGGTAACATGGGTTTCTTTTAAGAACAAGTATATGAGACGGGATATTGGCAAGGGGATTGAGAAAGCATAAAATTCCATTAAAAGCAGGACAAAAACAGGTGACAGCCTGTTTTTGTCCTGTTTTTGTAGAACGGAAAGTGAAAACGGAAGGGAGGCGCTGTGCTGAGGAAGTAAAAATAATGACCTTTTCAGCAAAATATTTAAATTCAGTAATTCATCCACTTGGGATATACTTTAAGAAAATTACCGGTATGAAAGGATGGAAAATAGGGATGAAATATGAATTTAAAGGAAATCGGGGCAATTTCTATATGGAAAATCCGGATCTGACCAGTTATTTATACTTTCCTCTGGCAAATGAGTCTGGGGTAATGAGCTGCGTATCCCCTGATCTGGGAGGAGATAGTAAGATGGACCAGAATTCCTTTTTAATGC is a window of [Clostridium] saccharolyticum WM1 DNA encoding:
- a CDS encoding dihydroorotate dehydrogenase; the encoded protein is MNTKVNLAGVELKNPVMTASGTFGSGEEYSEMIDLNHLGAVVTKGVANVPWPGNPTPRIAETYGGMINAIGLQNPGMEVFIKRDLPFLKQYDTKIIVNVCGKTAEEYIEVVERLADEPVDMLEINISCPNVKEGGIAFGQDPKAVEAITREVKKYAKQPVIMKLSPNVTDIGEMAKAAEAGGADVLSLINTLTGMKIDINRRTFAVANKTGGLSGPAIKPIAVRMVYQAANAVKLPIIGMGGIMNAEDAVEFLLAGATAVSVGTANFRNPYAAEEIVRGIEDYMKKYQMEDIREIIGAVR
- the pyrE gene encoding orotate phosphoribosyltransferase, which encodes MEQYKQEFIEFMVESNVLKFGDFTLKSGRKSPFFMNAGSYVTGAQLKKLGEYYAKAIHDNFGDDFDVLFGPAYKGIPLSVATSIAFHELYGKEIKYCSNRKEEKDHGGDAGILLGSPITDGDRVVIIEDVTTSGKSIEETFPIIKAQGNVEILGLMVSLNRMEKGKGDKGALDEIQEKYGFKAAAIVSMAEVIEHLYNREYEGTVIIDDAIKGAIDAYYQVYGVK
- a CDS encoding VanZ family protein, whose protein sequence is MIKNTTKRQKLGWVIFIFYLIFLAYFLFFSDYFGRGSHAQAEYAYNLTPFKEIRRFIVYRHVVGWESFLLNIVGNIVGFMPCGFFLPVISRRSRRWFNTVLLSFLFSLCIETIQLVFKVGSFDVDDMILNTLGGILGYILYKIIQHIRVRVRRKKRAKAETSVLH
- a CDS encoding DUF6142 family protein, with amino-acid sequence MQKQKRVSYIRKPFAKRSFLSLGLSVGALALGIIGIVSAVMAEGQAQLNVAAVCFCSLMISVFSLVYGVLSFFEKDKKYILSKIGMGISFSLIILWTVLIIIGIKG
- a CDS encoding aminopeptidase; amino-acid sequence: MDYRVMFQQENENIMERFELSMERVRQMASEQTVQEPYRDYFARTASFISMMEEYLRFLETGDQKAAPAEVLKEWNQKLYQDILPGHYEESYANPAYAVSKLGEGYGQLLSYLYKEIRGDIVFVHEWRLTDLTILNETLIEIYNMFEEGIPEVSAIKEVIYWFVSDYTDHTVTFRVREGLDPSLTFASDIIRDNDLKDLRYLYYFGEYISDSELKTAEFLNSLPEETVRLMADTYTEGYRKGFEVMGRDLKKKGAVQIRYELGFERMVKYAIENFEKLGLKVILCRAAVWTVNTNAGRKAGYYSTSPNRQYDYDHRYDDALYLNKAFKDRKAAVLKVAYETYKELAEAFAGPAVLETFGKEGFAPVNKPEANRLDARQEKLSAEMSNETSRILNQYMPGDETSFTLIAFPVPEIGEDFEKIFEETIAINTLDYEKYKAIQQSVIDVLDEAEYVEVTGKGSNRTRLKVALHPLSDRDKETKFENCVADVNIPLGEVFTSPRLAGTEGTLAVSSVYITDFQFKDLVMTFENGMIKDYSCSNFEDQAEGKALVKQVILKNHDTLPMGEFAIGTNTTAYAMARKFGIIDKLPILIVEKMGPHFAVGDTCYSWAEESPVYNPNGKEVIARDNEVSMLRKEDPSKAYFSCHTDITIPYAELDKIEAITATGKRILIIDDGRFVLKGTEELNIPLSED
- a CDS encoding methyl-accepting chemotaxis protein, which encodes MKNLKIGKRIGLAFGAVLMLFLIVSTISVVSLRQSNGKFVDFFNNGHQVTVQVLEMRRDIQSAAKNVGYATMSLDLKTTGGYVDAAEADLEDFQKRMQFLKENYRGDQSLVNSIEGTLNEAQTYKEKVFGLARENKTRQAADIYFESLDPYFTKIQEDLATISDSANKYAVDNYENAQKLVGFTLTTVVALQILAILATLGFSLYTTRSIVAPVKEIEKAAEEMSKGSLHVLLNYQSKDELGSLAESMRTTISNIGNMIDDISNLLGALAMGDFQVGSKYREQYVLDYEPILLAMRGIRNNLSEALSRINQSADLVANGSEQVSSGAQALSQGAAEQASSVQELAATISDISNQINTNAQNAKEARFQSEEAAENVAKSNKKMSEMNQAMTKISDKSNEIGKIIKTIEDIAFQTNILALNAAVEAARAGEAGKGFAVVADEVRNLASKSGEAAKNTTLLIEESMQAVENGTRITAETTHAMQAVVEGSRRINSIIEEIALATDRQAVAVDQVAQGIDQISCVVQTNSATAEQSAAASEELSGQAQIMKGLVQGFKLYDGEKVETALQSKADANSGNIRPEMPAFSEDQEDPVITIDPVYFDEPTSFGGGKY
- the purE gene encoding 5-(carboxyamino)imidazole ribonucleotide mutase — its product is MAKVSIVMGSDSDMPVMAQAADVLKKFGVEFEMTVISAHREPDIFFDYAKTAEARGVKVIIAGAGKAAHLPGMCAALFSMPVIGIPMKTSDLGGVDSLYSIVQMPSGVPVATVAINGGTNAGILAVKILAVGEEVLLGKLKEFSENLKNEVVQKAEKLDQIGYEEYLSQMKK
- the purM gene encoding phosphoribosylformylglycinamidine cyclo-ligase, with the translated sequence MDYKNAGVDIEAGYKSVELMKKHVQETMRPEVLGGIGGFSGAFSMSAFKNMEKPTLVSGTDGVGTKLKLAFLMDRHDTVGIDCVAMCVNDIACAGGEPLFFLDYIACGKNYPEKIARIVSGVANGCKQANAALIGGETAEMPGFYPEDEYDLAGFAVGVVDEKDLITGAGVKEGDVLIGIASSGIHSNGFSLVRKVFDMTKESLDTYYEELGKTLGEALITPTRIYVNALKRVKESGVVIKACSHITGGGFYENIPRMLPEGIRAVVEKSSYQLPAIFRLLADKGNIEEETMYNTYNMGIGMVLAVSPTDAHAAMEAIRMAGEVPYVIGRTERGEKGVTLC
- the purN gene encoding phosphoribosylglycinamide formyltransferase, whose amino-acid sequence is MLRIGVLVSGGGTNLQAVLDAIDCGRITNAEVKVVISNNRNAYALERARNHGIPAFSISPGDFTGREAFYESLLLKLDQYCLDLIVLAGYLVTVPVAMIQKYRNKIINVHPSLIPSFCGKGYYGLKVHEAALARGVKVTGATVHYVDEGMDTGPILLQKAVEVREGDTPEVLQRRVMEEAEWLILPQAIQLIANGQEEPE
- the purD gene encoding phosphoribosylamine--glycine ligase; its protein translation is MKVLIIGGGGREHAIAWKISQSPKVDKLYCAPGNAGIREIAECVDIGVMDFDRQVDFAKEKKIDLTVIGPDDPLVAGAVDAFEAAGLRVFGPRKSAALLEGSKSFSKDLMKKYGIPTAGYEVFDSPEAALAYLKTASIPIVLKADGLALGKGVFICNTREEAENGVKALMLDKRFGSAGNRIVAEEFMTGREVSVLSFVDGKTVKIMTSAQDHKRAKDGDQGLNTGGMGTFSPSPFYTEEVDKFCKAYIYQATVDAMKAEGREFKGIIFFGLMLTEKGPRVLEYNARFGDPETQVVLPRMKNDIVEVLEACIDGTLDQIDLQFEENAAVCVVLASEGYPEKYEKGFPIAGLEAFKHRTGYFAFHAGSKLEDNGVVVTDGGRVLGVTAVGTDLKEARNNAYEAVTWVSFKNKYMRRDIGKGIEKA